The Caldilineales bacterium DNA segment GTTTCTGTGAGTGCGGGCGAACGATTGCAGTAAATCCGTCCAAAAAGTGTACAATCAAACCCTGACCAGCCCAAGCACGGGCCACTCCTGCAACCGATTCGCCGCTCTGAACACCGACCTCCCCCCCATCATCGACCTGCTTCGCCGGCTGCCCTATGTGGCTCAGCAGCCCGACGAGGTGATCTCCTCCCTGGCCGCCGCTGCGACCCGTTCGGCCCATCGCGCCGGCGCTGTGATTTTCGTGCAGGGTGAGCCAGGCCGCGGCCTGTTCATCATCGAAGCGGGCGAGGTGAAGGTCAGCCGCGTGGGGCGCGAGGGTCGTGAACACATCCTGCATGTGCTGCGGGCCGGCGAGAGCTTCAACGATGTGGCAGCCATGGACGGCGGCCCCAATCCGGCGACGGCCACGGCCCGCACCGATGCAGCCGTGTGGTGCATCCAACGCGACGACCTGCGCCAGATCGCCATCCTCTACCCCGCCCTGGCCTGGGCGCTGATCGAGAACATCGCCCGCCGCGCCCGCTATCTGGTGGGCGTGGTCGAAGACCTGGGCATGCGTAGTGTGCGCGGCCGGCTGGCGAATCTGCTGTTGACCGAAGCGCGGGCCTATCAGATGGGCGCCGTTCCCCGCTTGTTATCGCAAGAAGAAATGGCCAGCCGCCTGGGAACCGTGCGCGAGGTGGTGGGGCGGGCCTTGAAGGCCATGGCCGAAGATGGCGTCATCGCCTTCGACCGGCACCGCATCGTCATCTTGGATGAGGAGAAACTGGCGGCAGAGGCGGATGCCTGAGGGGGGGCAGAGCAGGTGCGACGCACTTTGGAAGTGCGTCGCACCTTGAGACGCGAGTTCACACCAGGTGCGACGCACTTTGGAAGTGCGTCGCACCTCAAGGCGCGCACCTTGTGGCGCGGAACCCCCACCCCCCGCTTTGCGTCTTCACTAGGGACAAGCTCTGTCACCTGCCACCTGCCACTTGCCACCTGCGACCTGCGACCTGCCACCTGCGACCTGCCACTTGCCACCTGCCACCTGCCACCTGCCACTTGCCACCTGCGACCTGCGACCTGCCACTTGCGCCTCCTCCTCCTCCCTCTCCTCCTCCTCCTGGCTGCCTGCGCGCCCGGCAACCGCATCGGCCCGCGGCCTGCCGCCGACCTGCGCGCCGCCGTCGAAAGCTACCTGCAGCAATACCAGCCCGGCCCGACCCCGCGCGTCTTCGAGACCACGCGGCTCACCGACCGCAACGGCAAAGTCATCGCCGAACGTTGGCAGGAAGGCCGCCGCACCTGGGTTCCCCTGGCTGCGATCTCACAACATTTGATCGACGCCACCATCTCGACCGAAGACAACACCTTCTACGCCAACCCCGGCGTCGATCCTGCCCGCATCGCCGGCGCCGCCCTGCAAAACGCCCAGCAGGGCCAAGTCGTCTCCGGCGGCAGCACCATCACCATGCAACTGGCGCGCAACCTCTTCTTGGGGCCAGAAGACCGCTATGACCAGAACATGGACCGCAAACTACTAGAGGCGGGGCTGGCGCAGGAACTGAACACCCTCTTCAGCAAGGACGAAGTGCTGGAAGCCTATCTCAACCTGCTGAACTACGGCCACCTGGCCTACGGTCCCGAGGCGGCGGCCCAGGTCTACTTTGGCAAGCCGGCCGCCGACCTGACCCAGGCCGAGGCCACCCTGTTGGCGGGGATACCACAGCGCCCGGCCGATCTCGACCCCTTGCTGAACTTCGAGGCCGCCAAAGCCCGCCAGCGCCTCGTCCTCGACCTGATGGTGCGCCACAGCCGCCTGAGCCAGACCGAGGCCGATGCCGTCTTCGCCCAACCGCTGACTTTCAACCCGGCCCCCGACCAAACCCCCAACCCCGCCCCGCACTTCGCCCAATACGTCTTCGACCAACTGGCGGCCCAACTCGGCCCCGACGCCCTGCGCGGCGGCCTGCGCATCACCACCACCCTCGACCTGGAGATGCAGACCCTGGCCCAAACCATCGCCAGCCAGAAAGTGGCTGAGGCCCAGCCCAAGTTCGACCTCAACAACGCCGCCCTCGTCGCCCTCCACCCCCAAACCGGCGACATTCTCGCCCTGGTGGGCAGCGCCGACTTCGAGAACGAGGCCATCGCCGGCCAGGTCAACGTCGCCCTCAGCCCGCGGCAGCCCGGCAGCGCCATCAAACCGGTCCTCTACGCCGCCGCCCTCAGCGACAACCTCATCAGCCCTGCCACCATCCTCTGGGACATCCCCGCCGCCTGGCCACTGACCAACGGCCAGACCTATCGGCCGGTCAACTACGACGGCAACTTCCACGGCCCCGTCACCGTGCGCACGGCCCTGGCCAACAGCTACAACATCCCCGCCGTCAAACTGCTCGACGCCGTCGGCCCGCCCCGGATGCTGGCCGCCGCACACGACATGGGCATCGCCAGCCTGAGCAACGACCCGCAGCAATACGGCCTCAGCCTGGCCCTGGGCAGCGGCGAAGTCAGCCTGCTGGAACTGACTTCGGCCTATGCCACCCTGGCCAACGGCGGGCTTGCCATCGCCCCGCGCCCGATTCTGGCCGCAACCGATGCCTCCGGCCGGCCGCTCGACCTCGGTCAGCCGCCTGCCTCCGCCCAGGCCGTCTCGCCCGCGGCCGCCTTCCAGATCACCGACATCCTCAGCGACCCTGCCGCCCGCGCCCCTGCCTTCGGCGCCAACAACCCCCTCCGGCTCAGCCGCCCGGCCGCGGCCAAGACCGGCACCACCACCGATTTTCGCGACAACTGGACCCTGGGCTACACCCGCTATCTGGTCACAGGCGTGTGGGCGGGCAACAGCGACGGCCATCCCATGCGCAACACCAGCGGCCTCACCGGGGCCGCGCCCATCTGGCACGATTTCATGGCGGCTGTACTGACCCAACCCGCTTTCTTATCCGCCCTCCAGGCCCCCGCCGACCCCGCCGCCTGGGCCTTCACCCCGCCGTCAGAGGCGCTCCAGCGCCCTGGCTGCCCCGTGGTGGGCGGCTGTCGCGAGGGCGGCGAATACTTCAGCGCCCTCTGGCTGGCTAGCGCCGCCGAACGCGGGGCCTTTGCCGACCGTGTCGAGGCTGCACCCAGCGCGCCCGTGTATCTCGACCGCGGTCAGGGGCCGGTCTGGACGGCCTATTGCCAGACCGAAGCCGCCGTCGCCCGGCCTTTGCTCAAACTCCCGACCTTTCTCGGCCTCCCCGCCGCCGCGGCGCAGCCGCCGACCGAATCGCTCCGGCGCGAGCGCGTGCAAGCCATCGCCTGGGTGCTGGCCCACCCCGCCCCGGTGAACCTGGGGCCGTGCGAGACCCTGCCCGACCTGCTGAACCAGGCCATCGCCCTGAACCCCGACCTGACCGGGGCGCAGGCGCTGGTCGATTGGGCGGCGGCGATGAACCCCGACGCCGCGCCGGTGGCAGGCGCGCCGGCGGGGCCGCTGGCCGCAGCGACCGAACCACCGGCTCCCCCGGCCGGCCTCGCCCCGGCCGGCCCCGGTCGCTTCGCCCTGGCCCAGCCCATCGCCCACCACGCCGACTGCCCCGGCAACTACATCATCGGCCTGGTAACCAACCGCGACGGCGCGCCGCTGGCGGGCATCCACATCACCCTGGTCGATCAGTGGGGCAACCGGGCGGATGCCATCAGCAAGAGCGGGGCCAACGATTTCGGCCGCTACGACTTCCCCATCAACTTCTTCCCCAACGGATACACCCTGACGATAGTCGATGAGGCCGGCAACCCCCTCAGCCCGCCGGTGGTGGTCAACCATTTGCAGGCTGAGGGCGGCGAGGCTCCGTGTCACACGGTGAACTGGGTGGGGGGATGACGGGGCGTGGAGACGATGGGGCGTGGGATGGGGCGTGGGATGGGGCGTGGGATGGGGCGTGGAGACCACGCCCCTACGGTAGGATCACGTCCACCGGCATCCCGGCTTTCAGCGCCCCCTCCGGGTTGGGGATGCTCAGCTCGACCAGGAAGACCATATCCCCGCGGTCGTCGGGGTTGAGGATGTTGCTGGGACGGAACTGGGCCTCGGGGGCGATGTAGGTGACGGTTGCCTCAGCGCGGCGTCTTTCCTCCGCCGCCAGGATGATCTCGACCGCAAGGCTTTGCCCTACCTGCACCCGACCGAGATCGGTCAGGACCACATACACCCTGGCTTTCAGCGCCGTCGTATCGGCGATGCTGACGAGCGGCCGGCCGGCCTCCACCGTCTCACCCGGCCCCACCAGCCGCTGCTCCACCCGCCCGGCCGCCGGGGCGACCACGGTCAGCCGGTCGGTCTGCCAGCCGGCCAGGGCCAGCGCCGCCTCCGCCGCCTCGATCTGGGCCTCGGCCACGGCGATGGCCTCGGCTGAGGGCGGTTCGGCGGCGGCTTTTGCTTCGGCTTCAGCCACGGCCAGCGCCGCCTCGGCCAGTTGCACCTGTTGCTCGGCGGCGTGAACTTGGGCTTGCAGGGCCAGGGGGTTGGCGCGCAGTTTTTGCAGCAGGGCGACCGCGCGTCGCAGGCCGTCCAATTGCGACTGGGCGGCTCCCACGTTGGCCTGGGCCGCCGCCGCCTGGCGTTCGAGCATCTGCCGGGTGAACTGACCTTCGCGCGAGCCATCGCCGCGGGCATTTTCCAGCAGCACATTCACGCCAGCAACGCCCGCCTCGGCCTGCTTCACTGCCGCCTCGGCCACGGGGATCTGGCTGCGGGTGCGGTTGATCTCGGCCTGGAGGTCGAGCGGCTGCTGGAGATTGCTGTTTGCCTGGGCCAGCGTGCGGCGGGCGCTTGCCAATTGTGTTTGGGCGGCGGCGACGGCGCTCTCGGCCAGGCTGACGACCGCCCGCGCGGGCGGGGCGGCGACGGCGGCGCGGGCGGCCTGCGCCGTGCGCAGACCCTGCTCGGCGGCGGCGACCTCGGCCTCGGCAGCCGCAGGGTCGAGTTCGAGCAAGGGCTGCCCGGCGGCGACCTGCTGACCTTCTTCCACCAGCACCACCCTCGCCCGGCCCGCCAACTCGCTCATGGCATAGGTCTGACTGGCTTCCAAGACGCCATACAGCCGGGTGGCGCCGTCTGCCGGGCTGCTTTGTGGGTTGACCAGAGCGCGGGCGCTCGCCAGCGGCGCCGCCGGCAGCCCGGCCCGCTGCCAGATGGCGTCGAAACGCTCAGGCAGCAAGAAGAAAGCGGCAACGCCCGTGATGGCGATGACGAAGAGAAGGAGGAAGAAGAGGGAGAGGAGGCGGCGCATGGGAGGAGAGGGGGGGCGAGGGCGTGTTCCGTGTTGCGTGATGCGTGTTGCGTGATGCGTGGTGCGTGATGCGGGTTGCGGGTTGCGTGATGCGGGTTGCGTGTTGCGTGATGCGGGTTGCGGGTTGTGGGGGGCGTGTCAGGGTTGCGGGTTCTGTGTCTGTGGCGTGGTAGGCGCCATCTCGGCACGGAACACGCCTACGCAACTCTCAGTTCTCGCTGACAAGGGCATCGGCCGGGGCGCCGGGGCGGAGGAGGGGGTCGGGGGTGACGAGTTCCAACTCCACGGCATAGACGGCGTTGGCGCGTTCGGCGGTGTTCTGGGCCTGGCGGAGGGTGAATTCCGGCTCGTCGCTGACGGTGCGGACGACGGCTTCGTAGCTACGGCCAGGCGCCGTCGGTGAGGTGAGCGAGAGGCGCTGGCCCGGCTCTAGCTGCGGCAACAGGCGGACGGGCGCATAGACGGTGAGGGTCAGGCGGTCGGGGTCGCTGATGGTCAGCAGGCGCTGGCCCGAGCCGATGATCTCGCCGGGCTGGCGATAGCGGGCGGTGACGACGCCGGCCGCCGGGGCGCGCAGGGTGGCGCGGTCGAGTTGGGCGGCCAGAGCGTCGCGCACGGCCTGGCTTTGCGCCACGGCCGCCTCGGCGGCGGCGATCTGTTCGGGGCCGGGGCCGCTGCGGACGGCGGCGAGGGCCGCCTGGGCCTGGTCGAGGCCGGCCGCAGCCTGGTCGCGGGCGTTGGCGGCTGCCACCACCCGGTCGGCGGCCGTCTGCGAGGCCGCAGCCAGGCGTTTCTGGTCGGCCAGGGTGGTGCGGGCCTGGGTGATGGCGGCATCGGCGGCGGCGCTCTGCTGCCAGGCCGCCCAGGCATTCTGGCTGGCCAGGTTCCATTGCTCGTTGGCGTAGGCCAGCTTTTCGGCGGGGGCGTCGATGTGGATCACACCGCCGCCCGGCAGGGGCGCATCGGCGCCGTTGCGCAGGTCGGTGACGATGGCGCCCCACATCTGCACCTTCAGGTCGGCGGCCTCGGCCTGGGCGCGGGCGGCGCCGGCGCGGGCTTCGGCCTCGGCCAGACCGGCTTCGCTGGCGGCGATCTCGACCTCGGCCTGTTGGGGGGCGTCGCGCAGGAGTTGGGCGTCGGCCAGGGCGCTTGCAGCCGCGGCCAGGGCAGCCTCGGCTTGCTTCACCCGCGCCTGGGCCACGGCCACATCGACCGGGCGCACGGCGGCCCGCAAGTGCGCCAGCCGGGCCTGGGCCTGGTCGATGCCGGCCTCGGCCTGGTCGAGTTGCAGTTGCAGAAGGCTGTCGTCCAGCCGGGCGACCGTCTGCCCCGCCTCGACCCGGTCACCTTCTTCGACCAGGATTTCGACCAGCCTGCCCCCGATCTCAGGGGCCACGGCCACGGCGCCGGCCTCGATGATGCCTGCCAGCCGGTCGGGGGATGGGGAAGGAGCCTGGGAGCAGGCGGCAAGGAGGAGGGATGCCGCCGCCAGGAGCAGGAAGGCGCGGCCCCTGGCGGTTGGCGTCTGGCCGGTTGCCTGACGATGATTATGTTTTGGTGGCGGCGATGAAAACATCTTCAAGCGAGGGTGGGATGAGTTTGAGGGTTTGAGGACAGGCGCCGGCCTCTTGCAGGAGGGTGCGCAGGGCGTCGATCTGGTTTTCGAGGTCGGGGCCGGCGACGTGGACGCGCTCGCCGTAGAGGGCGATTTCGGGCAGGCCGGTCTGGCGGAGGGTGCGGAGGGCCAGTTGTGGTTGGTCGCAGATGATCTCGACCACCTGGCCCGGCATGTGCATGGCTTTGATCTCGGCCGGCGAGCCGTCGGCCAGGAGATGGCCGTTGTGGATCAACGCCAGCCGGTGGCACTGTTCGGCCTCGTCCATGTAGTGGGTGGTGACGAAGATGGTGGCGCCCTCGCCGGCCAGACGGTAGAGCAGGCGCCAGAATTCACGCCGGCTGATCGGGTCGACGCCGGCGGTGGGTTCGTCGAGAAAGAGGATGTCGGGCCGGTGGAGGAGGGCGGCGCCCAGGGCCAGGCGCTGTTTCCAGCCGCCAGCCAGCCGGCCGGTGATCTGGTTGCGCTGCTGTTCGAGTCCGATCAGGTCGAGGACTTCGGTCTTGCGCTGGGCCAGCGTCCGCCCGCTCAGGCCGTAGGTGCGTCCGTAGAAGCTCAGATTTTCGTCGGCGGTCAGGTCGGGGTAGAGGCTGAATTTCTGGCTCATGTAGCCAACGCGACGGGCGATTTGTTCGGGGTGGTGGATGACATCGTAGCCCAGCACCGCCGCCTGGCCGCCGCTGGGGTGCAGCAGGCCGAGGAGGATGCGGATGGTGGTCGTCTTCCCGGAGCCATTCGGCCCCAAAAAGCCGAAGATTTCTCCGGCCAGCACTTCGAAGCTGATGTCATCGACGGCGGTGAAGTCGCCGAAGCGTTTGCTCAGGTGGGTGACGGTGACGGCAGGCATGGGGGGGCAGGTGGCAGAGCTTGTCCCTTCGCTCCGTTCAGGGCAGGCTCTGAGTGAAACGAAGGATCGCAGGTGGCGGGTTGATTGTTGATTGTTGATTGTTGATTGTTTCCCTGTCTACTTATCTACCGCCCCCAACAGATGGATGAAGGCTTCTTCCAGGCGCGGCTCGTCGGGGAGGAGGCGGTCGATGGCGATCTGGCGGGCCTGGAGATAGGCGCTGAGCGGGGCCAGGGCGGCTTCGGCCTGGGGGACGAAGATGTGCAGCCGGTCGCCGTAGACTTGGTGTCCGCGATGGTCGGGGAAATCGGCCACGGCCGTGGCTGCGGCCAGCAGGTCGGGCGTGTAGAGGGCCAGCATCTGGCCGGGAACCAGGGTGCGTAGTTGGGCCGGGGCGCCCTGGCGGATGAGCCGGCCCTGGTGCATCAGCCCCACCTGCTGGCAGCGCTCGGCTTCATCCATGTAGGGCGTGCTGACCAGGATGGTCACGCCCTCCAGGTGCAAGTCGCCGAGAATGTCCCAGAATTCGCGCCGGCTGATCGGATCGACGCCGTTGGTGGGTTCGTCCAGCAGGAGGACGGCCGGGCGATGGATGAGGGCGCAGGCCAGCCCGAGCTTCTTCTTCATCCCGCCCGACAGATAACCCGCCGGACGGGCGCTGAACGCCTCCAGCCGGGCGAAGGCCAGCAGACGTTCCAGGCGTTGGCGGCGTTCCTGGCCGCGCACGCCGAAAATGTCGGCATAGAACTGGAGATTCTCCAGCACTGAGAGGTCGGGGTAGAGGCTAAAGCGTTGGGCCATGTAGCCCAG contains these protein-coding regions:
- a CDS encoding Crp/Fnr family transcriptional regulator; this encodes MYNQTLTSPSTGHSCNRFAALNTDLPPIIDLLRRLPYVAQQPDEVISSLAAAATRSAHRAGAVIFVQGEPGRGLFIIEAGEVKVSRVGREGREHILHVLRAGESFNDVAAMDGGPNPATATARTDAAVWCIQRDDLRQIAILYPALAWALIENIARRARYLVGVVEDLGMRSVRGRLANLLLTEARAYQMGAVPRLLSQEEMASRLGTVREVVGRALKAMAEDGVIAFDRHRIVILDEEKLAAEADA
- a CDS encoding transglycosylase domain-containing protein, whose amino-acid sequence is MRLLLLPLLLLLAACAPGNRIGPRPAADLRAAVESYLQQYQPGPTPRVFETTRLTDRNGKVIAERWQEGRRTWVPLAAISQHLIDATISTEDNTFYANPGVDPARIAGAALQNAQQGQVVSGGSTITMQLARNLFLGPEDRYDQNMDRKLLEAGLAQELNTLFSKDEVLEAYLNLLNYGHLAYGPEAAAQVYFGKPAADLTQAEATLLAGIPQRPADLDPLLNFEAAKARQRLVLDLMVRHSRLSQTEADAVFAQPLTFNPAPDQTPNPAPHFAQYVFDQLAAQLGPDALRGGLRITTTLDLEMQTLAQTIASQKVAEAQPKFDLNNAALVALHPQTGDILALVGSADFENEAIAGQVNVALSPRQPGSAIKPVLYAAALSDNLISPATILWDIPAAWPLTNGQTYRPVNYDGNFHGPVTVRTALANSYNIPAVKLLDAVGPPRMLAAAHDMGIASLSNDPQQYGLSLALGSGEVSLLELTSAYATLANGGLAIAPRPILAATDASGRPLDLGQPPASAQAVSPAAAFQITDILSDPAARAPAFGANNPLRLSRPAAAKTGTTTDFRDNWTLGYTRYLVTGVWAGNSDGHPMRNTSGLTGAAPIWHDFMAAVLTQPAFLSALQAPADPAAWAFTPPSEALQRPGCPVVGGCREGGEYFSALWLASAAERGAFADRVEAAPSAPVYLDRGQGPVWTAYCQTEAAVARPLLKLPTFLGLPAAAAQPPTESLRRERVQAIAWVLAHPAPVNLGPCETLPDLLNQAIALNPDLTGAQALVDWAAAMNPDAAPVAGAPAGPLAAATEPPAPPAGLAPAGPGRFALAQPIAHHADCPGNYIIGLVTNRDGAPLAGIHITLVDQWGNRADAISKSGANDFGRYDFPINFFPNGYTLTIVDEAGNPLSPPVVVNHLQAEGGEAPCHTVNWVGG
- a CDS encoding HlyD family efflux transporter periplasmic adaptor subunit, whose product is MFSSPPPKHNHRQATGQTPTARGRAFLLLAAASLLLAACSQAPSPSPDRLAGIIEAGAVAVAPEIGGRLVEILVEEGDRVEAGQTVARLDDSLLQLQLDQAEAGIDQAQARLAHLRAAVRPVDVAVAQARVKQAEAALAAAASALADAQLLRDAPQQAEVEIAASEAGLAEAEARAGAARAQAEAADLKVQMWGAIVTDLRNGADAPLPGGGVIHIDAPAEKLAYANEQWNLASQNAWAAWQQSAAADAAITQARTTLADQKRLAAASQTAADRVVAAANARDQAAAGLDQAQAALAAVRSGPGPEQIAAAEAAVAQSQAVRDALAAQLDRATLRAPAAGVVTARYRQPGEIIGSGQRLLTISDPDRLTLTVYAPVRLLPQLEPGQRLSLTSPTAPGRSYEAVVRTVSDEPEFTLRQAQNTAERANAVYAVELELVTPDPLLRPGAPADALVSEN
- a CDS encoding HlyD family efflux transporter periplasmic adaptor subunit gives rise to the protein MRRLLSLFFLLLFVIAITGVAAFFLLPERFDAIWQRAGLPAAPLASARALVNPQSSPADGATRLYGVLEASQTYAMSELAGRARVVLVEEGQQVAAGQPLLELDPAAAEAEVAAAEQGLRTAQAARAAVAAPPARAVVSLAESAVAAAQTQLASARRTLAQANSNLQQPLDLQAEINRTRSQIPVAEAAVKQAEAGVAGVNVLLENARGDGSREGQFTRQMLERQAAAAQANVGAAQSQLDGLRRAVALLQKLRANPLALQAQVHAAEQQVQLAEAALAVAEAEAKAAAEPPSAEAIAVAEAQIEAAEAALALAGWQTDRLTVVAPAAGRVEQRLVGPGETVEAGRPLVSIADTTALKARVYVVLTDLGRVQVGQSLAVEIILAAEERRRAEATVTYIAPEAQFRPSNILNPDDRGDMVFLVELSIPNPEGALKAGMPVDVILP
- a CDS encoding ABC transporter ATP-binding protein; this translates as MPAVTVTHLSKRFGDFTAVDDISFEVLAGEIFGFLGPNGSGKTTTIRILLGLLHPSGGQAAVLGYDVIHHPEQIARRVGYMSQKFSLYPDLTADENLSFYGRTYGLSGRTLAQRKTEVLDLIGLEQQRNQITGRLAGGWKQRLALGAALLHRPDILFLDEPTAGVDPISRREFWRLLYRLAGEGATIFVTTHYMDEAEQCHRLALIHNGHLLADGSPAEIKAMHMPGQVVEIICDQPQLALRTLRQTGLPEIALYGERVHVAGPDLENQIDALRTLLQEAGACPQTLKLIPPSLEDVFIAATKT
- a CDS encoding ABC transporter ATP-binding protein, with the protein product MADIHCTQLRRRFGKTVAVDGVDLAIASGAIYGLIGPDGAGKTTTLRMLAGVLKPDGGRALIAGIDVNRRPERVRPLLGYMAQRFSLYPDLSVLENLQFYADIFGVRGQERRQRLERLLAFARLEAFSARPAGYLSGGMKKKLGLACALIHRPAVLLLDEPTNGVDPISRREFWDILGDLHLEGVTILVSTPYMDEAERCQQVGLMHQGRLIRQGAPAQLRTLVPGQMLALYTPDLLAAATAVADFPDHRGHQVYGDRLHIFVPQAEAALAPLSAYLQARQIAIDRLLPDEPRLEEAFIHLLGAVDK